From the genome of Vicia villosa cultivar HV-30 ecotype Madison, WI linkage group LG2, Vvil1.0, whole genome shotgun sequence, one region includes:
- the LOC131650684 gene encoding uncharacterized protein LOC131650684, whose amino-acid sequence MSKLPQQMKEIHGMQMTSQVASCKLCKGDHPTDLCPPPEGEEVNYVNNQHQGYQRQPPYQHKGYQRNNQGFQPSRFNNQHQSPYQSPNPQGQGQQPQGGSSKLEDTSNQFMQVSMENQKTNVASIKNLENQVGQLAKQLAEQQTGPSFSANTQPNPKEYCKAIITRSGKEVSNWERNEIVVEDDGFFVVEDEEDEIVVEKEKEKEGEEVAEKEKNVKKNKREGKGVSTNPVQNLPYPHAPSRKENARHYARFMDIFKQLQINILFAEALEHMPKYAKFLKDILTKKKRYPDNETIMLDAQCSAIIQRTLPRKETDPGRVILPVTIGGTYIGNGLIDLGSSFNLIHLSIINRLGNIEMKSTRMTLQLADKSTTSPYGVAQDILVKVDKFLFPVDFVVVDMEEDRDVPLILGRPL is encoded by the coding sequence ATGTCAAAGCTCCCACAACAAATGAAGGAAATTCATGGAATGCAAATGACTTCTCAAGTAGCAAGTTGTAAACTTTGCAAAGGTGACCACCCTACCGACTTATGTCCACCACCCGAAGGAGAGGAAGTTAATTATGTGAACAACCAACATCAAGGCTATCAAAGGCAACCTCCGTACCAACATAAAGGTTATCAAAGGAATAACCAAGGATTtcaaccttcaagattcaacaatcAACATCAAAGTCCGTACCAAAGTCCAAATCCACAAGGTCAAGGTCAACAACCTCAAGGCGGAAGCTCAAAATTGGAAGATACTTCCAACCAATTCATGCAAGTTTCCATGGAGAATCAAAAGACTAATGTGGCTTCTATAAAGAACTTAGAAAATCAAGTGGGGCAACTTGCAAAACAATTGGCCGAACAACAAACGGGACCTTCTTTTTCTGCAAACACTCAACCTAACCCAAAAGAGTATTGCAAGGCAATTATTACAAGGAGTGGCAAGGAGGTGAGTAATTGGGAGAGGAATGAAATAGTAGTGGAGGATGATGGATTTTTTGTTGTTGAAGATGAGGAGGATGAGATAGTggtggaaaaagaaaaagaaaaagaaggggaGGAAGTAGccgaaaaagagaaaaatgtgaagaagAATAAAAGAGAAGGAAAAGGAGTGAGTACGAATCCCGTTCAAAACCTACCCTACCCACATGCACCATCAAGGAAGGAGAATGCAAGACATTATGCTAGGTTCATGGATATATTTAAGCAACTTCAAATAAATATTCTATTCGCCGAAGCATTAGAACACATGCCAAAATATGCAAAATTCTTGAAGGACATTCTCACCAAAAAGAAAAGATATCCGGACAATGAAACTATTATgcttgatgctcaatgtagtgctatcatTCAAAGAACTCTTCCAAGAAAAGAAACCGATCCGGGACGAGTCATCTTACCGGTCACCATTGGAGGTACTTACATCGGCAATGGTCTAATTGATTTGGGTTCTAGCTTTAATCTCATTCATTTGTCTATCATAAACAGATTGGGGAATATTGAAATGAAGTCTACCCGAATGACATTACAACTAGCCGATAAGTCCACAACCTCACCTTATGGAGTTGCTCAAGACATATTGGTAAAAGTGGACAAATttttgtttccggtagattttgtggtgGTAGATATGGAGGAAGATAGGGATGTTCCGTTGATTCTTGGAAGGCCATtatga